The genome window TAGAACCGATGAAAGCTGTACAAAATTTTGATTTGAATAAGGATGCCTGAAAACTTAAGGCTCTTTCTAGCTATATCACCTGCGGTGTTAAAGAACAACTAAAGGGCTACTGAATTTTACCAATGGGCATTAATTCACTAACCCCTTGGTTTCTTATATCATTCGTGCACTTTAATTTTTGCTTTATTAAAACCAACGACAACGCTATAAACGCCAAACAAAGTATTACAAAAGCAGGCAAGTCAGGTAGATTAAGCGCGTTGCTATACAGTGATAAAGTTTGTACTAAAGTGACCAAGGCAAATTCCAAAGTAATTTAAAAGCAACTAGTAAGCATCTAAGTTATTGGTATCGATTTAACGGGATTGTTCAACTTTAATACAGCTTTTTCTATACCTTCCTGGTTCCATAAAGATTCACAATAAACAAGGTGAGAGCTCTTTATTGGATTCAATGGTGTTTTAGTATTATCAATCAAACTATTTTCATAAAGAGACAGAGTGTTCTCATCATTATTAGTCCATTTTTCCTTATATTTTTGCTTAGTCAGTTGTAGTGTCTCAATCGCATATCGGTGGTTGCCTAATTCATAATATGCTTTAGCTTTATATAGATACAATAAGTAACTAGGCTTGGCTTTTTCAGCGACATTGACGGCTTCTTGCCATTGGCCTAAATGCAATAATTCTTCAGCTTTTGATGTGTTTGCGTATTTCACTGAATCTACATAGCCTAGCTTCTGGTATCGTTTAATTGCATTATTTATGTAGCCCAATGCTTTTTCGTGTTGCTCTAACTCGGAGTAGGCCCATCCCAGAAGATAATAGCTATCAGCAGTTGTCGAGCCACTTTTTATCTTAGCAAAATCGTTAATTGTTTCGTTAAAGCCTTTAATGGCTTGTTGTAAGGCTTTGACATTGATTCCATTTCCCCGGTCAATACCTTGATCTAGTGATGCAAAAGCGCTTAAAAACGAATTAATTTGTAATTTTTTAGGCGCGTTAATTTGATTTAATAAATGTTGCGCTTCAGCCAAGTATTTATATGACCATTGCCCCTTATGCAGTTGTATATAGAAGTAACCGTGATAATTTAGCGTATCGATGAGTTCAATAAGGTTACCTGTATTCTTGAATATTTCCTGTGCTTTGTTTAATGCGTTTATTCTTGTCGGAATATCAAAATAGTAGTTTTGTCCAATGGCTAAATTAGTTCGGCCGATGCCAGTTTGGTCGCCAAGCTGCTGATAATAGTTTAGTGCTTGTGATAACTTTTCTTTATTACGCCTTAAATTAATGTCGGGATCTATTTCTAAATGTTTATTACTTGGACTTCCTAAGTAATACAATGAATCAGCTTCATTTTGCAGTGACTTGTACGGTTGGCTAAGTTTATCTGCTTGTAACAGTAATAACTGATGTTCTTTACTTTTCCCGGTATGGCGCATTAAGTCCGATTTTGTTCTTAAAAGTTCAGCTTCTTTGTAGGGCAATTGGACTTTATTGGCGATGATTAAACCTTCTTCTATTAAATGATTTGCTTTGTGATATTGGTTTTTTTGTATCATTAAACTGGCTAAGCCGTTATATGTCCCAATGATTAAATATGGATCATCAACATTGTTAATATCTTTAAGCAATTGTTGATATAGTTTTTCAGAACGTTGCCAGTCTCCTAATGTATAAAATGTCTCTGCAAGTTTTAATTTTACTAAATTGTTATTTGGCTCATGTAATGATGAAGCTTCGAAATACTTGATGGCTAAATGAGCACCTTTACCACGCATAGCTTGGATGCCTTTGGCATAATCTTGCTCTGCGTCACTGTTGGTAAAGTACGAATTATCTACTGTTGGTAGTTTTTTTTCTTTATAAATAATATTTGATATTTGGCTTACTAATGAGGGTAAAGAAGAGGGGAGATTCGGGTATTTAATACTACCGCTAATTACTTCGCCATTTTTGTAGTGAATACGGTAATTAAACCTTAAATTATTACCATCTCGGCTTATTGTTGCAGTGATTGCTAATTTGGCGTTTAACTCATTTATTATTTGAGAAATATTGTTTTTATCTAATGTGTGTATGCTTACGTTATTTTGTGCGAGTATGCCTTGAGTTATATAGGTGGGTACCATGGAAGCCTTAGTTATTTTTCCCAGTCCTTCTATGAACATATCGGAGTAACCGAGTTCAAGCCACTGAAAATTTTCGCTGCCAGTGTCATTTTTAAATGGTAGAACCACAATTTTCTCTTTGCTTTCTTGGGGGGGATTTTCAACCGGTTCAAAAAGATATTGTGTGAAAACTGCAATGAGTAAAATGAAGATAACTGGAACTGTGTATATCAACTTAAAGGTATGTTTTTTTAAGGGCTTTTCTGAAGCTGTGTCGTTATCGTTTTCAATATTAGCTTTTGAAGCGACCTCTTCAACATCATTATAAATCCATTCATAACCTTTCATATGTACAGTTCGGATGAATTTAGGTGCCTTAGAAGTTTCACCTAAAAGTTTTCTTATTTCACGAATGCTTTGTAATAGTGAGTTTTCTCTATAGTCAGCTTGGATCCATATGGCTTGCAACAATTCTTCTTTATTTACAACTCTGTCTTTATTTTCTATTAAGTAGCAAAGTACGTCAGCCACTTTTTTACGCAGATAAACACTTTTTACCGGGCTTATAAGTTCTCGAGTATCGGTGTTATAGGTAAATTCTGAAAATGTGTATATAGCCATAATTAAGATTAAAGCGCATAAAGAGCGAGTACTCTAACATTTTTTTTATAATACACTATTTGATCTGATTCATTTTATAAAATTTTAGCTAAATATCATGTCAATTTCATAAGTTTTATCTTTACATTCATCATAATTTTCTCACCAAAATTGATAAATGAAAGGTGGGAAGTCATGGAGTTTATAGAAAGCCTTATACAAAGTTACTTATCTACGGGAGAGTTATCTTTTGTTGCAATAGCCCTTGTATTTTTTGCTGGAGTGCTGACAAGTGCTACTCCATGTGTTTATCCAATGATCCCTATTACCGTAGGTATTTTTGGTTATGAATCTAAAAACAAGGCGAACAATAAGTTAGGTCCTGTTTTTTATATAGGTGGTTTGGCTGTAATTTATGGTGGTTTGGGGGTGTTTGCTGCGTCTACAGGAAAGTTATTTGGCGAGATATCAACGAGCCCGTTTGGTTATATTTTGATCGCTAACTTGTGTCTCATTTTTGCAGCTTGGATGATGGGATGGGTGAATTTTCCTAACTTTACTGTCGCACAGAACGTACAAAACCGGTTTAGTCATCCATATATACGTCTATTTCTTATGGGGGGAGCATCTGGTTTAGTTGCCGCCCCTTGTACTGCCCCCGTCTTAGGTATGTTGCTGTTATATATTGCGTCTAAAGGCGATATTGTATATGGCGCAATCTTAATGATTTCTTTTGCCTATGGTTTAGGTGCATTGTTATTGCTCTTGGCGTTTTCTTCACAATGGTTCTCTCGCTTGCCTAAACCCGGCCCCTGGATGAAGTACAACAAATATCTAATGAGCTTAATCATGTTATTGAGCGCAGAATACTTTTTAGTTGAAGCAAGTAAATTACTCTTTTGAGGAAAAAATATGAAAAAAACTATTTTATTAGTTGGTTTAATTGTTTGTCTTAGCAGCCACGCACATGTGACAGAGAAGACAAATGCTCAGCATGACGCCTCTGTGTATTCTGGCGTTATAGCACCGAAACCTATCACTCAATATAAAAACAATGAAAACATAGTATTTAAAATTCTGTTAGAAAAAAGGAATTATGAAGCTGCATCATTTGAGCTGGCTGAAATAACGATACCACCAGGAATTAATGTACCAGGACATACGCACAATTCTGATGAATACATATATGTGCTTAGCGGTGAACTGGAGCATAAAATTGGTAATAAAAGCGTTATTTTAAAAGCTGGTGATATAGGTATAGCACCTAAGCATATTAAGGTTTCACATCGGGCGATATCTGATACAGAAGTGAAGACTCTGGTTATTTGGACACCAACGGGAGAAGCGGAGTATTGGCAAAAAATTCTAAGTACAAGTATGAAAAAGTAATTAATTTTTAGGAGGTCGTCATGAGTTTATCATCCTTAATCACTAACAAAATAAGTGCAATAGCAAGTTTAATATTAATAGTGCTTTCATTAAATGTAACAGTATTTGCCCAAGAAGGGACTAATACCGGAGATATCGCGCCAAAATTTAATGTGACCACATTAGCTGGGGAATTCGTCAATAGCGTGTTACTGAAAGATAAAAAACCTATCTATTTAAAATTTTGGGCAACTTGGTGTAGCTACTGCAAAGAAGAGATGCCTCATTTACAAAAAATATTTGATCGATATGGTCACAATATTGAAGTGGTTGCTATCAATATAGGCATGAATGATTCAATTAAACGCAT of Thalassotalea insulae contains these proteins:
- a CDS encoding winged helix-turn-helix domain-containing protein; amino-acid sequence: MAIYTFSEFTYNTDTRELISPVKSVYLRKKVADVLCYLIENKDRVVNKEELLQAIWIQADYRENSLLQSIREIRKLLGETSKAPKFIRTVHMKGYEWIYNDVEEVASKANIENDNDTASEKPLKKHTFKLIYTVPVIFILLIAVFTQYLFEPVENPPQESKEKIVVLPFKNDTGSENFQWLELGYSDMFIEGLGKITKASMVPTYITQGILAQNNVSIHTLDKNNISQIINELNAKLAITATISRDGNNLRFNYRIHYKNGEVISGSIKYPNLPSSLPSLVSQISNIIYKEKKLPTVDNSYFTNSDAEQDYAKGIQAMRGKGAHLAIKYFEASSLHEPNNNLVKLKLAETFYTLGDWQRSEKLYQQLLKDINNVDDPYLIIGTYNGLASLMIQKNQYHKANHLIEEGLIIANKVQLPYKEAELLRTKSDLMRHTGKSKEHQLLLLQADKLSQPYKSLQNEADSLYYLGSPSNKHLEIDPDINLRRNKEKLSQALNYYQQLGDQTGIGRTNLAIGQNYYFDIPTRINALNKAQEIFKNTGNLIELIDTLNYHGYFYIQLHKGQWSYKYLAEAQHLLNQINAPKKLQINSFLSAFASLDQGIDRGNGINVKALQQAIKGFNETINDFAKIKSGSTTADSYYLLGWAYSELEQHEKALGYINNAIKRYQKLGYVDSVKYANTSKAEELLHLGQWQEAVNVAEKAKPSYLLYLYKAKAYYELGNHRYAIETLQLTKQKYKEKWTNNDENTLSLYENSLIDNTKTPLNPIKSSHLVYCESLWNQEGIEKAVLKLNNPVKSIPIT
- a CDS encoding cytochrome c biogenesis protein CcdA encodes the protein MEFIESLIQSYLSTGELSFVAIALVFFAGVLTSATPCVYPMIPITVGIFGYESKNKANNKLGPVFYIGGLAVIYGGLGVFAASTGKLFGEISTSPFGYILIANLCLIFAAWMMGWVNFPNFTVAQNVQNRFSHPYIRLFLMGGASGLVAAPCTAPVLGMLLLYIASKGDIVYGAILMISFAYGLGALLLLLAFSSQWFSRLPKPGPWMKYNKYLMSLIMLLSAEYFLVEASKLLF
- a CDS encoding cupin domain-containing protein — its product is MKKTILLVGLIVCLSSHAHVTEKTNAQHDASVYSGVIAPKPITQYKNNENIVFKILLEKRNYEAASFELAEITIPPGINVPGHTHNSDEYIYVLSGELEHKIGNKSVILKAGDIGIAPKHIKVSHRAISDTEVKTLVIWTPTGEAEYWQKILSTSMKK
- a CDS encoding TlpA family protein disulfide reductase, whose product is MSLSSLITNKISAIASLILIVLSLNVTVFAQEGTNTGDIAPKFNVTTLAGEFVNSVLLKDKKPIYLKFWATWCSYCKEEMPHLQKIFDRYGHNIEVVAINIGMNDSIKRIGRFFEKYQYNLPVVFDEKGELVEKFMIRGTPQHILIDEQGKIVHRSALITDDLHNKIVQLSNK